In a single window of the Eleginops maclovinus isolate JMC-PN-2008 ecotype Puerto Natales chromosome 6, JC_Emac_rtc_rv5, whole genome shotgun sequence genome:
- the camsap2b gene encoding calmodulin-regulated spectrin-associated protein 2 isoform X2 — MGDATDDRGMRRTFIVPAIKSFDHYDFTRAKISCSLTWLVAKAFGSDAVPEDLLEPLYRDQYKQEHLKPPVACLLQSAELYCRAGSLILRSDAVKPLLGHNAVIQALAQKGLYVTDQDRLVTERDLTSTPIHMSSHLALIDTLMMAYTVEMVSVERVMSCINRYSSADPSQGDGHIQELPYDTEDAIATWINKVTEHLRDILVEEQKLREASIQESATHKARYRREHAQQRSAPSLPLVENLLKDNTDGCALTALLHFYCPQAIRLEDICLKETMSLADSLYNLQLVQEFCRNNLNHCCHFSLEDMLYAHASIKSNYLVFMAELFWWFEVVKPSFVQPRVFDPNACEPVSSCRNMAPVSSPVKQSYSERPDSPENIPVQGIMKRSTSMSYMDGCVGTWPKEHRSSSRGISFEIPLDGDPSLLSCEAPSLRGMTRSASSDGLGFKVHYASRESMKRHLSLMPVDVNGQSRHIPEEDDEFTSQKPLGRNNTFSIKNQSRYSNGVLPEGNHSHNDHHGNHSGHISPSSPPSIEEALKIIHDTERPHSCLGSRDGDNGFFLHGAEPSDPPGARGRGDDPGSAKAQPNDHDPNSLSTDEVDTGIHVRTEDIQSLDEDSSSLRDYSDIDPDCEAMTQSCPLHDQPERERSRPGGGERVGHTNPESGRGDGGDSPCPSSVLTLPRSHTMSPASSCGGSGSMVRMTSFAEQKFRKLEGRSSGGTTPESSDLNVPYTHPPKSLSSQISTPPLPITSPSPVTPSPRDPSHLIATEMIQLRMKLEEKRRAIEAQKKKVEAAFTRHRQKMGRTAFLNVVRRKGITAPLSPSSAAGETPSPEPLSASKDSRQGSMEGAERCKPDGAAPRSPCEDGGGMSPGEIDLTEYTRSIDRLNTSLGFLQTEMQRLAQQQERIMSMREQQQQSWVIPPPAPSPHRQLRELRSSSATGRGSGRGSVGSLSPILSSTGSPHAPNRSPSGLKRRPASFHARTPRTPRPNDLKVTPFSRMLNTQTSVDSLPRLRRFNPSQNQNSSFAYLGHDEGPPKSWDQEAKDNNESTKDKEEDVEKKNAGIPQPSTIEAAKEKEHEGERKSLFNIEVKPSGSSEVVKEPPSEAARPPLGQEMAGEGEGDGDGEAGTDTFGEDQKICCGFFFKDDVKGEEDMAVKKAALLEKRLRREKETQEKKQQQELDQEQKREAARLKAEEEQQKKDDDKARREYIKYEYLRRKQLKLMEDMDDVIKPRSGSLKKKPRPKSIHRDVVESAPPVRATGVRPRGFSVSSVSLASLNLADNDKDLPNNKKNNRGKKVSHIPFFLNSPKERKGRPDSAEGFSSCPSTGSRNGEKDWENDSTTSSNPSNNEYTGPKLYKEPSAKSNKHIIQNALAHCCLAGKVNEGQKNKILDEMEKSEANNFLVLFRDAGCQFRSVYAYCPETEEITKLAGIGPRSITTKMIEGLYKYNSDRKQFSQIPAKTMSASVDAITIASHLWQTKKQGTPKKLHTK; from the exons ATGCAGTTCCAGAGGACCTGTTGGAGCCTCTGTACAGGGACCAGTACAAACAAGAGCACCTGAAGCCTCCGGTGGCCTGCCTGCTGCAGTCCGCTGAGCTTTACTGTCGGGCGGGAAGCCTGATCCTCCGCAGTGATGCTGTCAAACCTTTACTGGGACACAATGCTGTCATCCAGGCCCTGGCTCAGAAAGGCCTGTATGTCACCGACCAGGACCGACTGGTCACAGAGAGAGATCTGACCAGCACGCCGATACACATG AGTTCCCATCTGGCGCTCATTGATACCCTGATGATGGCGTACACTGTGGAGATGGTGAGTGTGGAGAGGGTGATGTCGTGCATCAACAGGTACTCCTCCGCCGACCCCTCACAAGGTGACGGACACATTCAGGAGCTGCCTTACGACACCGAGGATGCAATCGCCACCTGGATCaacaag GTGACTGAACACTTAAGGGACATCCTTGTTGAGGAGCAAAAGCTGAGAGAAGCTTCCATTCAGGAGTCAGCAACACACAAG GCTCGCTACAGGCGGGAGCATGCCCAACAGAGGAGTGCTCCTTCACTCCCCCTGGTGGAGAACCTGCTGAAGGACAACACAGACGGCTGTGCCCTGACCGCCCTGCTGCACTTTTACTGCCCACAGGCCATCAGACTGGAAG ATATCTGCCTCAAGGAGACTATGTCTTTGGCTGACAGTCTGTACAACCTCCAGCTGGTGCAGGAGTTCTGCAGGAACAACCTCAACCACTGCTGCCACTTCAGCCTGGAGGACATGCTATACGCTCATGCATCCATAAAG agtaACTACCTGGTGTTTATGGCTGAGCTTTTCTGGTGGTTTGAAGTGGTTAAACCCTCATTTGTACAGCCCAGAGTCTTCGATCCAAACG CCTGCGAGCCTGTATCATCCTGTAGAAATATGGCTCCTGTGTCCAGTCCTGTCAAACAGAGCTATTCAGAGAGACCGGACAGCCCAGAGAACATCCCTGTGCAGG GTATAATGAAGAGGTCTACCTCCATGTCCTACATGGATGGCTGTGTTGGGACATGGCCCAAAGAACATCG CTCTTCCTCTCGGGGAATCTCCTTTGAGATCCCTCTGGACGGAGACCCATCTTTGCTGTCATGTGAAGCTCCCTCCCTGCGCGGTATGACCCGCTCTGCCAGCAGTGACGGCCTTGGGTTTAAAGTTCACTATGCGTCTCGAGAAAGCATGAAACGCCACCTCTCCCTCATGCCCGTTGATGTAAACGGACAGAGCAGACACATAcctgaggaagatgatgagTTCACTTCCCAGAAACCCCTTGGGCGGAACAACACGTTCTCCATCAAGAACCAAAGCAG GTACTCCAATGGAGTCCTCCCTGAAGGCAACCATAGCCACAACgatcaccatggcaaccacaGTGGCCACATCAGCCCATCCTCTCCCCCGAGTATTGAGGAGGCGCTGAAGATTATCCACGACACGGAGAGGCCTCACTCTTGCCTCGGTTCGAGGGACGGAGACAATGGTTTCTTCCTCCATGGTGCGGAGCCTTCAGATCCTCCAGGGGCTCGCGGTCGAGGAGACGACCCGGGATCCGCTAAGGCTCAGCCAAACGACCACGACCCCAACTCCTTGTCCACTGATGAAGTTGACACTGGCATCCATGTGAGGACAGAGGACATCCAGAGCTTGGATGAGGactcctcctctctgagagaCTATTCAGATATTGACCCAGACTGTGAGGCCATGACCCAGTCCTGTCCGCTGCATGACCAGccggagagggagaggagccgGCCcggaggaggggagagggtcGGTCATACTAACCCCGAGAGTGGGAGGGGAGATGGAGGGGACAGCCCCTGTCCCAGTTCAGTACTCACCCTCCCCAGATCCCACACAATGAGCCCCGCCTCGTCCTGCGGAGGCTCTGGGAGCATGGTCCGTATGACGAGCTTTGCAGAACAGAAGTTCAGGAAGCTGGAGGGAAGAAGCAGCGGAGGAACAACACCAGAGAGTTCAGACCTCAATGTGCCGTACACACACCCGCCAAAAAGCCTTTCTTCTCAG ATATCTACACCTCCTTTGCCAATCACATCTCCCTCTCCAGTAACGCCTTCCCCCAGAGACCCCTCCCACCTGATAGCCACAGAGATGATTCAGCTGAGGATGAAGCTGGAGGAGAAACGTAGAGCCATTGAAGCTCAGAAGAAGAAG GTGGAAGCAGCGTTCACCCGCCATCGGCAGAAGATGGGCAGAACAGCCTTTTTGAATGTAGTAAGAAGAAAAGGAATCACTGCCCCCCTCAGCCCCAGCtcagcagcaggagaaacacCTTCACCAGAGCCGCTCTCAGCCTCAAAGGACAGCCGGCAGGGCAGCATGGAAGGGGCAGAGAGATGCAAGCCAGATGGAGCAGCTCCTAGATCCCCCTGTGAGGATGGAGGAG GTATGTCTCCCGGAGAAATCGACCTTACAGAATACACGCGCTCCATCGATAGGCTGAACACGTCTCTGGGcttcctgcagacagagatgCAGCGTTTggcacagcagcaggagaggatcaTGTCCATGAGAGAGCAACAGCAGCAATCCTGGGtcattcctcctcctgctccatctCCACACAG GCAGCTCCGTGAGTTGCGCAGCAGCAGTGCTACAGGCCGGGGATCAGGTCGAGGATCGGTTGGGTCTTTGTCCCCCATCCTCTCGTCTACCGGCTCTCCCCATGCTCCCAATCGTTCCCCTTCTGGCTTAAAGCGACGGCCAGCCTCCTTCCACGCCAGGACACCCCGGACTCCACGGCCAAACGATCTGAAGGTCACGCCCTTCAGTCGAATGCTCAACACCCAGACCTCAGTGGACAGCCTACCCAGACTGAGGCGTTTCAACCCCAGCCAGAACCAGAACAGCTCATTTGCTTACCTGGGCCACGATGAGGGGCCTCCTAAAAGTTGGGACCAAGAGGCCAAGGACAACAACGAAAGCACTAAGGACAAAGAAGAAGATGTGGAGAAGAAGAATGCTGGCATTCCTCAACCTTCTACTATTGAAGCAGCCAAAGAGAAGGAACATGAGGGGGAAAGAAAGAGTCTTTTTAACATAGAGGTCAAGCCATCAGGCTCCTCAGAGGTGGTGAAGGAGCCTCCGTCTGAAGCAGCAAGACCTCCACTCGGTCAGGAGATGGCGGGAGAGGGGGAAGGAGACGGAGACGGAGAGGCAGGAACAGACACGTTTGGAGAAGACCAAAAGATATGCTGTGGATTCTTCTTTAAG GATGATGTGAAAGGGGAAGAAGACATGGCAGTAAAGAAAGCCGCTCTGCTGGAGAAGAGgctgaggagggagaaggagactCAGGAGAAGAAGCAACAGCAGGAGCTGGACCAGGAGCAGAAGAGAGAAGCTGCACG GTTGAAAGccgaggaggagcagcagaagaaggaCGACGATAAGGCGAGGAGGGAATACATCAAATATGAATACTTGAGGAGGAAGCAGCTCAAGCTAATGGAGGACATGGACGATGTCATCAAGCCCCGATCAGGAAGTCTCAAGAAGAAGCCGAGACCCAAGTCAATCCACAGGGACGTCGTGGAGTCTGCGCCCCCCGTGAGGGCGACAG GGGTGCGTCCTCGAGGCTTCTCAGTATCAAGTGTTTCTTTGGCATCCCTCAATCTGGCTGACAATGACAAAGATCTGccaaataacaaaaagaataaCAG AGGCAAAAAAGTTTCCCATATCCCGTTCTTTCTAAACTCTcccaaagaaagaaagggaag GCCTGATTCTGCAGAAGGCTTTTCTTCTTGTCCTTCGACTGGTAGTCGTAATGGAGAGAAGGATTGGGAAAATGACTCCACCACCTCTTCCAATCCCTCAAACAATGAGTACACAG GACCCAAACTATACAAAGAGCCGAGTGCCAAGtctaataaacacatcatcCAGAATGCCCTGGCTCACTGCTGCCTGGCTGGCAAGGTCAACGAAGGGCAGAAGAACAAGATTCTTGAT gaaATGGAGAAATCGGAAGCCAATAACTTCCTGGTGTTGTTCCGTGACGCGGGTTGCCAGTTCAGGTCTGTGTACGCCTACTGCCCTGAGACGGAGGAAATCACCAAACTGGCCGGCATCGGGCCGAGGAGCATCACGACCAAGATGATCGAGGGCTTGTACAAGTACaactcagacaggaagcagttcAGTCAGATCCCAGCCAAAACCATGTCTGCCAGTGTGGACGCCATCACTATCGCCAGCCATCTGTGGCAAACCAAGAAGCAAGGGACGCCCAAAAAACTACACACTAAGTAG
- the camsap2b gene encoding calmodulin-regulated spectrin-associated protein 2 isoform X3 — translation MGDATDDRGMRRTFIVPAIKSFDHYDFTRAKISCSLTWLVAKAFGSDAVPEDLLEPLYRDQYKQEHLKPPVACLLQSAELYCRAGSLILRSDAVKPLLGHNAVIQALAQKGLYVTDQDRLVTERDLTSTPIHMSSHLALIDTLMMAYTVEMVSVERVMSCINRYSSADPSQGDGHIQELPYDTEDAIATWINKVTEHLRDILVEEQKLREASIQESATHKARYRREHAQQRSAPSLPLVENLLKDNTDGCALTALLHFYCPQAIRLEDICLKETMSLADSLYNLQLVQEFCRNNLNHCCHFSLEDMLYAHASIKSNYLVFMAELFWWFEVVKPSFVQPRVFDPNACEPVSSCRNMAPVSSPVKQSYSERPDSPENIPVQVSATGIMKRSTSMSYMDGCVGTWPKEHRSSSRGISFEIPLDGDPSLLSCEAPSLRGMTRSASSDGLGFKVHYASRESMKRHLSLMPVDVNGQSRHIPEEDDEFTSQKPLGRNNTFSIKNQSRYSNGVLPEGNHSHNDHHGNHSGHISPSSPPSIEEALKIIHDTERPHSCLGSRDGDNGFFLHGAEPSDPPGARGRGDDPGSAKAQPNDHDPNSLSTDEVDTGIHVRTEDIQSLDEDSSSLRDYSDIDPDCEAMTQSCPLHDQPERERSRPGGGERVGHTNPESGRGDGGDSPCPSSVLTLPRSHTMSPASSCGGSGSMVRMTSFAEQKFRKLEGRSSGGTTPESSDLNVPYTHPPKSLSSQISTPPLPITSPSPVTPSPRDPSHLIATEMIQLRMKLEEKRRAIEAQKKKVEAAFTRHRQKMGRTAFLNVVRRKGITAPLSPSSAAGETPSPEPLSASKDSRQGSMEGAERCKPDGAAPRSPCEDGGGMSPGEIDLTEYTRSIDRLNTSLGFLQTEMQRLAQQQERIMSMREQQQQSWVIPPPAPSPHRQLRELRSSSATGRGSGRGSVGSLSPILSSTGSPHAPNRSPSGLKRRPASFHARTPRTPRPNDLKVTPFSRMLNTQTSVDSLPRLRRFNPSQNQNSSFAYLGHDEGPPKSWDQEAKDNNESTKDKEEDVEKKNAGIPQPSTIEAAKEKEHEGERKSLFNIEVKPSGSSEVVKEPPSEAARPPLGQEMAGEGEGDGDGEAGTDTFGEDQKICCGFFFKDDVKGEEDMAVKKAALLEKRLRREKETQEKKQQQELDQEQKREAARLKAEEEQQKKDDDKARREYIKYEYLRRKQLKLMEDMDDVIKPRSGSLKKKPRPKSIHRDVVESAPPVRATGVRPRGFSVSSVSLASLNLADNDKDLPNNKKNNRPDSAEGFSSCPSTGSRNGEKDWENDSTTSSNPSNNEYTGPKLYKEPSAKSNKHIIQNALAHCCLAGKVNEGQKNKILDEMEKSEANNFLVLFRDAGCQFRSVYAYCPETEEITKLAGIGPRSITTKMIEGLYKYNSDRKQFSQIPAKTMSASVDAITIASHLWQTKKQGTPKKLHTK, via the exons ATGCAGTTCCAGAGGACCTGTTGGAGCCTCTGTACAGGGACCAGTACAAACAAGAGCACCTGAAGCCTCCGGTGGCCTGCCTGCTGCAGTCCGCTGAGCTTTACTGTCGGGCGGGAAGCCTGATCCTCCGCAGTGATGCTGTCAAACCTTTACTGGGACACAATGCTGTCATCCAGGCCCTGGCTCAGAAAGGCCTGTATGTCACCGACCAGGACCGACTGGTCACAGAGAGAGATCTGACCAGCACGCCGATACACATG AGTTCCCATCTGGCGCTCATTGATACCCTGATGATGGCGTACACTGTGGAGATGGTGAGTGTGGAGAGGGTGATGTCGTGCATCAACAGGTACTCCTCCGCCGACCCCTCACAAGGTGACGGACACATTCAGGAGCTGCCTTACGACACCGAGGATGCAATCGCCACCTGGATCaacaag GTGACTGAACACTTAAGGGACATCCTTGTTGAGGAGCAAAAGCTGAGAGAAGCTTCCATTCAGGAGTCAGCAACACACAAG GCTCGCTACAGGCGGGAGCATGCCCAACAGAGGAGTGCTCCTTCACTCCCCCTGGTGGAGAACCTGCTGAAGGACAACACAGACGGCTGTGCCCTGACCGCCCTGCTGCACTTTTACTGCCCACAGGCCATCAGACTGGAAG ATATCTGCCTCAAGGAGACTATGTCTTTGGCTGACAGTCTGTACAACCTCCAGCTGGTGCAGGAGTTCTGCAGGAACAACCTCAACCACTGCTGCCACTTCAGCCTGGAGGACATGCTATACGCTCATGCATCCATAAAG agtaACTACCTGGTGTTTATGGCTGAGCTTTTCTGGTGGTTTGAAGTGGTTAAACCCTCATTTGTACAGCCCAGAGTCTTCGATCCAAACG CCTGCGAGCCTGTATCATCCTGTAGAAATATGGCTCCTGTGTCCAGTCCTGTCAAACAGAGCTATTCAGAGAGACCGGACAGCCCAGAGAACATCCCTGTGCAGG TGTCTGCAACAGGTATAATGAAGAGGTCTACCTCCATGTCCTACATGGATGGCTGTGTTGGGACATGGCCCAAAGAACATCG CTCTTCCTCTCGGGGAATCTCCTTTGAGATCCCTCTGGACGGAGACCCATCTTTGCTGTCATGTGAAGCTCCCTCCCTGCGCGGTATGACCCGCTCTGCCAGCAGTGACGGCCTTGGGTTTAAAGTTCACTATGCGTCTCGAGAAAGCATGAAACGCCACCTCTCCCTCATGCCCGTTGATGTAAACGGACAGAGCAGACACATAcctgaggaagatgatgagTTCACTTCCCAGAAACCCCTTGGGCGGAACAACACGTTCTCCATCAAGAACCAAAGCAG GTACTCCAATGGAGTCCTCCCTGAAGGCAACCATAGCCACAACgatcaccatggcaaccacaGTGGCCACATCAGCCCATCCTCTCCCCCGAGTATTGAGGAGGCGCTGAAGATTATCCACGACACGGAGAGGCCTCACTCTTGCCTCGGTTCGAGGGACGGAGACAATGGTTTCTTCCTCCATGGTGCGGAGCCTTCAGATCCTCCAGGGGCTCGCGGTCGAGGAGACGACCCGGGATCCGCTAAGGCTCAGCCAAACGACCACGACCCCAACTCCTTGTCCACTGATGAAGTTGACACTGGCATCCATGTGAGGACAGAGGACATCCAGAGCTTGGATGAGGactcctcctctctgagagaCTATTCAGATATTGACCCAGACTGTGAGGCCATGACCCAGTCCTGTCCGCTGCATGACCAGccggagagggagaggagccgGCCcggaggaggggagagggtcGGTCATACTAACCCCGAGAGTGGGAGGGGAGATGGAGGGGACAGCCCCTGTCCCAGTTCAGTACTCACCCTCCCCAGATCCCACACAATGAGCCCCGCCTCGTCCTGCGGAGGCTCTGGGAGCATGGTCCGTATGACGAGCTTTGCAGAACAGAAGTTCAGGAAGCTGGAGGGAAGAAGCAGCGGAGGAACAACACCAGAGAGTTCAGACCTCAATGTGCCGTACACACACCCGCCAAAAAGCCTTTCTTCTCAG ATATCTACACCTCCTTTGCCAATCACATCTCCCTCTCCAGTAACGCCTTCCCCCAGAGACCCCTCCCACCTGATAGCCACAGAGATGATTCAGCTGAGGATGAAGCTGGAGGAGAAACGTAGAGCCATTGAAGCTCAGAAGAAGAAG GTGGAAGCAGCGTTCACCCGCCATCGGCAGAAGATGGGCAGAACAGCCTTTTTGAATGTAGTAAGAAGAAAAGGAATCACTGCCCCCCTCAGCCCCAGCtcagcagcaggagaaacacCTTCACCAGAGCCGCTCTCAGCCTCAAAGGACAGCCGGCAGGGCAGCATGGAAGGGGCAGAGAGATGCAAGCCAGATGGAGCAGCTCCTAGATCCCCCTGTGAGGATGGAGGAG GTATGTCTCCCGGAGAAATCGACCTTACAGAATACACGCGCTCCATCGATAGGCTGAACACGTCTCTGGGcttcctgcagacagagatgCAGCGTTTggcacagcagcaggagaggatcaTGTCCATGAGAGAGCAACAGCAGCAATCCTGGGtcattcctcctcctgctccatctCCACACAG GCAGCTCCGTGAGTTGCGCAGCAGCAGTGCTACAGGCCGGGGATCAGGTCGAGGATCGGTTGGGTCTTTGTCCCCCATCCTCTCGTCTACCGGCTCTCCCCATGCTCCCAATCGTTCCCCTTCTGGCTTAAAGCGACGGCCAGCCTCCTTCCACGCCAGGACACCCCGGACTCCACGGCCAAACGATCTGAAGGTCACGCCCTTCAGTCGAATGCTCAACACCCAGACCTCAGTGGACAGCCTACCCAGACTGAGGCGTTTCAACCCCAGCCAGAACCAGAACAGCTCATTTGCTTACCTGGGCCACGATGAGGGGCCTCCTAAAAGTTGGGACCAAGAGGCCAAGGACAACAACGAAAGCACTAAGGACAAAGAAGAAGATGTGGAGAAGAAGAATGCTGGCATTCCTCAACCTTCTACTATTGAAGCAGCCAAAGAGAAGGAACATGAGGGGGAAAGAAAGAGTCTTTTTAACATAGAGGTCAAGCCATCAGGCTCCTCAGAGGTGGTGAAGGAGCCTCCGTCTGAAGCAGCAAGACCTCCACTCGGTCAGGAGATGGCGGGAGAGGGGGAAGGAGACGGAGACGGAGAGGCAGGAACAGACACGTTTGGAGAAGACCAAAAGATATGCTGTGGATTCTTCTTTAAG GATGATGTGAAAGGGGAAGAAGACATGGCAGTAAAGAAAGCCGCTCTGCTGGAGAAGAGgctgaggagggagaaggagactCAGGAGAAGAAGCAACAGCAGGAGCTGGACCAGGAGCAGAAGAGAGAAGCTGCACG GTTGAAAGccgaggaggagcagcagaagaaggaCGACGATAAGGCGAGGAGGGAATACATCAAATATGAATACTTGAGGAGGAAGCAGCTCAAGCTAATGGAGGACATGGACGATGTCATCAAGCCCCGATCAGGAAGTCTCAAGAAGAAGCCGAGACCCAAGTCAATCCACAGGGACGTCGTGGAGTCTGCGCCCCCCGTGAGGGCGACAG GGGTGCGTCCTCGAGGCTTCTCAGTATCAAGTGTTTCTTTGGCATCCCTCAATCTGGCTGACAATGACAAAGATCTGccaaataacaaaaagaataaCAG GCCTGATTCTGCAGAAGGCTTTTCTTCTTGTCCTTCGACTGGTAGTCGTAATGGAGAGAAGGATTGGGAAAATGACTCCACCACCTCTTCCAATCCCTCAAACAATGAGTACACAG GACCCAAACTATACAAAGAGCCGAGTGCCAAGtctaataaacacatcatcCAGAATGCCCTGGCTCACTGCTGCCTGGCTGGCAAGGTCAACGAAGGGCAGAAGAACAAGATTCTTGAT gaaATGGAGAAATCGGAAGCCAATAACTTCCTGGTGTTGTTCCGTGACGCGGGTTGCCAGTTCAGGTCTGTGTACGCCTACTGCCCTGAGACGGAGGAAATCACCAAACTGGCCGGCATCGGGCCGAGGAGCATCACGACCAAGATGATCGAGGGCTTGTACAAGTACaactcagacaggaagcagttcAGTCAGATCCCAGCCAAAACCATGTCTGCCAGTGTGGACGCCATCACTATCGCCAGCCATCTGTGGCAAACCAAGAAGCAAGGGACGCCCAAAAAACTACACACTAAGTAG